CCTGGATTTGTATTCGCGCCGAGCGATCGGCTGGGCCATGAGTGCCCGGCCCGATCAACAGCTGACGCTGGATGCCCTGGCAATGGCGGTCCGCCAACGCCGCGTCCGGCCCGGCCTGATTCATCACTCCGATCAGGGGGCGCAATATAGCTGCTTGGCCTATCAACGGCAGCTCGTGAGGCTCGGCATGATTCCGAGCATGAGCCGGAAGGGCAACTGCTATGACAACGCGGTGGCAGAGAGTTTCTTCAGCACGCTCAAGAATGAGTTGGTCCATCACCAGGCGTATCACACGCGGGAGGAGGCGAGCCGAGAGATCTTTGCGTTTATCGAAGGGTTCTACAATCGCCAGCGGCTCCATCAGAGTCTGGCGTATCTCAGTCCACTGGAGTTTGAGCGACGGAGCAGTGACTCTTAACCTGGTGTCCACGAAACCCGGGCTAGCTCATGCTCCCTCCATGCCAGGCCCATTTCAAATTGAGCACTGCCAGAGACCGAGACCGTCTCTTGCGAGGAGTGACTATGTCCCTAGCTGAAGTGAAAGACAGCTACAGCCGTTGCTGTGTGAACCCGAAGTTCTTCGATATGTTCTACGGCAACTTCCTGGCCAGCCATCCCACGATTGCTCCGATGTTTGCCAAAACCGAAATGTCCAAACAGAAGTCGCTCCTCAGGCAGGGGATCTCGATGATGTTTATGCATTTAGGCGGCAATGGCGTGGGCACAACCGGCATCGATCGAATCGGGGAGAGTCATAGCAAGAAGAAGATGAACATCGATCCGAATCTGTATCACTTTTGGATCAATTCGCTCGTCAAGAGCGTGAAAGAATGTGATGCGGAGTTCACCCCTGCGCTTGAGACTGAATGGCGAAAAACACTCCGGAGTGGAGT
This is a stretch of genomic DNA from Nitrospira lenta. It encodes these proteins:
- a CDS encoding globin, which gives rise to MSLAEVKDSYSRCCVNPKFFDMFYGNFLASHPTIAPMFAKTEMSKQKSLLRQGISMMFMHLGGNGVGTTGIDRIGESHSKKKMNIDPNLYHFWINSLVKSVKECDAEFTPALETEWRKTLRSGVDRIVSFYNT